One stretch of Amycolatopsis sp. NBC_00345 DNA includes these proteins:
- a CDS encoding tetratricopeptide repeat protein: protein MEVSASIREALTRLALDTPLRRGIDRVSASRQGGLFVLGFDDVVAAVCRDGYEVVDARVSPESVSQLSKPDLAMILTADATTILRINTELAPRSTHRVQGRGARHLAAAAMARDVPYPVVAVSEETGAITVFLGEEAHELSERPMLKCRAILAVLSLDEEVQALALLPTETAQAPEAAVRVERARRSIVDAEVCLLELGAEGGQLDDLLSAYCAKLGWDRFPDRAHVVPHGVPLLHMVAEELDRWHEQALLAADGMLAERRGQSAVEPDRAFPRMSFDDEREAVRWYDQTAAQLLGTIRWAASHGDEKKALRWSLALVEYFHRRKPWDQWIDVLSLAVLAARQQSDLRAEASVLTSLGIAQRELGQAELAYQLWDQALEAWRELGDRLGEAEVLNHRAYALDEAGDPAAALRCAQEALTLLDLEDARRLRGKVLNNLSGIHCRLGECDQAAELAKLAMQAFDESGYRHGHAWALSNQGNAHRDAGRHTTALDCYRTALDARLEIEDHYGVAVTRADLGHALLAAGDVDDARAQLRQAESYFRGLGDRRAEALGVTLERLAAR from the coding sequence GTGGAGGTTTCAGCGTCGATTAGGGAAGCTCTGACCAGGTTGGCGCTTGACACGCCGCTGCGCCGGGGAATCGATCGGGTGAGCGCCAGCCGGCAAGGCGGGTTGTTCGTGCTCGGGTTCGATGACGTGGTGGCCGCCGTGTGCCGTGACGGCTACGAGGTGGTCGACGCGAGGGTTTCGCCGGAGAGCGTCAGCCAGCTGTCGAAGCCTGATCTGGCGATGATTCTCACTGCTGACGCGACGACGATTCTGCGGATCAACACCGAACTCGCGCCGCGGTCGACCCACCGGGTGCAGGGCCGGGGAGCCCGCCATCTCGCTGCCGCCGCCATGGCCCGTGATGTTCCGTATCCGGTCGTGGCGGTGAGCGAGGAGACCGGCGCGATCACCGTTTTCCTCGGCGAGGAAGCGCACGAACTCAGTGAACGGCCGATGCTGAAGTGCCGGGCGATCCTCGCGGTGCTCTCGCTGGACGAGGAAGTTCAGGCCTTGGCTCTTCTTCCCACGGAAACGGCGCAGGCGCCCGAGGCCGCGGTGCGGGTCGAACGTGCGCGCCGATCGATTGTCGATGCCGAGGTGTGCCTGCTGGAACTCGGGGCCGAAGGAGGCCAGCTCGACGATCTTCTCTCGGCGTACTGCGCCAAACTGGGCTGGGATCGCTTTCCTGACAGAGCCCACGTCGTGCCCCACGGAGTCCCGTTGCTGCATATGGTCGCCGAGGAGCTCGACCGGTGGCACGAGCAGGCCCTCCTCGCGGCCGACGGAATGCTCGCCGAACGCCGTGGGCAGAGCGCGGTGGAACCTGACCGCGCGTTTCCCCGCATGTCCTTCGATGACGAGCGAGAGGCCGTCCGCTGGTACGACCAGACTGCCGCCCAGCTGCTCGGCACCATCCGATGGGCGGCGTCCCACGGAGATGAAAAGAAGGCTTTGCGCTGGTCACTGGCCTTGGTGGAGTACTTTCACCGGCGCAAGCCGTGGGATCAGTGGATCGACGTCCTTTCGCTGGCGGTGCTTGCCGCGAGACAGCAGTCAGATCTCCGTGCCGAAGCGTCCGTGCTGACCAGCCTGGGTATCGCGCAGCGCGAGCTGGGCCAGGCTGAGCTGGCTTACCAGCTGTGGGACCAGGCCCTTGAGGCGTGGCGCGAGCTGGGCGATCGGCTTGGCGAGGCCGAGGTGCTCAACCACCGTGCGTACGCTCTCGATGAGGCAGGCGATCCCGCTGCGGCCCTACGCTGTGCGCAGGAGGCGTTGACGCTTCTCGACCTCGAAGATGCGCGAAGGCTGCGGGGCAAGGTACTCAACAATCTCAGTGGCATCCACTGCCGGCTCGGCGAGTGCGACCAGGCTGCGGAACTGGCGAAGCTGGCGATGCAAGCGTTCGACGAGAGCGGCTACCGGCACGGTCACGCGTGGGCGTTGTCCAACCAGGGCAATGCGCACCGGGACGCCGGCCGTCACACGACTGCGCTGGACTGCTATCGCACAGCCCTCGACGCGCGGCTCGAGATCGAGGACCACTACGGCGTCGCCGTGACTCGCGCCGATCTCGGTCATGCCTTGCTGGCTGCCGGCGACGTCGATGACGCACGTGCGCAGCTGAGGCAGGCTGAGAGCTACTTCCGGGGCCTGGGCGACCGGCGTGCTGAGGCTCTCGGCGTGACTCTCGAGAGACTGGCAGCTCGGTGA
- a CDS encoding tetratricopeptide repeat protein: protein MPGRLLLVIGSNWGDRPALSFLPQEARKLYASMLAPQPGQCEPALPSPKSSLLLDPSLSQLDKAIEDAFAEAAAREATLFLAFTGHGMTSGDDYYLLAADSPEDPDSRSAYLLGQRVKELFRRHPAIDGLVLLLDTCESGRAAEAAGQQWIEVLNRSERRFELLTAAGDGPAFGGCFAKSLAYLISHGSLDGPERLGCADVRDPVNDLCTRQQARHISFTGTGITAGDPTLWLARNVASASRREALDGSVWSDTAATAARAFQPTASYRELLDLLASGSNVAVIGTAGLGKSAVLAALAMPSNGPRAHAVWLGHTAETVEQITDELAGQLSRTVEEFAPAADDARNNMTDLEWKSADAVERLLTRPLQRLDEPVLIVLDSTDPDVLDRVARPLARLPRVQVVASAYDPADLGDGFTALELQPATRLDVARYAARRGLDAGTVDQLHRGTGGNWLMIALRVEQKAGPRVAAPPSGAAGFHAAAIERAFGRAPQEHHEAAATLAVLAAAGAGPVMPATVLQRAVVRLGGTRSLPRLHDVLARLDALVGRGQTATGGEFYGLRYDTVAKFVWDQSFGGITREGAHAAVADAIEEVAPVAEHRADDPLHAYAGRAEAENLWQAGRYEEAYACLVLRESLINAEAVASWAGWTKRISRQLGDTHPLSFRAAGRHARALGETGEPARAAEILRELAADSRASLGPDDRSTLELEDHAAYWTHSNGDIPAARAAYTDLAGRCTALLGEDDPQTLMAHHHLALVTAKDHDVTRAIELWRRVLASRERVLGEQHLDTLRTRLNILAWTPENGHPPPIPRSSLAFSPWRGTRSGKITRKRSPSATSGPRHADGWAPGKACARPSRNSATCCPVRNASTGRRASGARGSAPTSRPSPAISPNSSSVDLPRLRP, encoded by the coding sequence ATGCCGGGAAGACTGCTGCTGGTGATCGGCTCCAACTGGGGAGATCGGCCGGCGCTGTCGTTCCTCCCGCAGGAAGCGCGGAAGCTCTACGCGAGCATGCTGGCGCCCCAGCCGGGCCAGTGTGAGCCGGCGTTGCCGTCGCCGAAATCTTCGCTGCTGCTGGACCCGTCGCTCAGTCAGCTGGACAAGGCCATCGAGGACGCGTTCGCCGAAGCGGCGGCGCGGGAAGCCACCCTCTTCCTCGCCTTCACCGGCCACGGGATGACCAGCGGGGACGACTACTACCTGCTGGCCGCCGACTCGCCCGAGGACCCGGACTCCCGGTCCGCCTACCTGCTGGGCCAGCGCGTCAAGGAGCTGTTCCGCCGGCACCCGGCGATCGACGGGCTCGTTCTGCTGCTGGACACCTGCGAGTCGGGTCGTGCCGCCGAAGCCGCGGGACAGCAGTGGATCGAGGTGCTCAACCGCTCCGAGCGGCGGTTCGAGCTGCTCACAGCGGCCGGCGACGGGCCGGCTTTCGGCGGGTGTTTCGCCAAGTCCCTCGCCTACCTCATCTCCCACGGGAGCCTTGACGGGCCGGAACGGCTGGGCTGCGCCGACGTGCGTGACCCCGTCAACGATCTGTGCACCCGGCAGCAGGCCCGGCACATCTCGTTCACCGGAACCGGGATCACCGCCGGCGATCCCACGCTGTGGCTGGCCCGTAACGTCGCGTCCGCGAGCCGGCGCGAGGCGCTCGACGGCTCGGTCTGGTCTGACACGGCCGCGACCGCGGCGCGGGCCTTCCAGCCGACGGCGTCGTACCGGGAGCTCCTCGATCTGCTGGCGTCCGGGTCGAATGTGGCCGTCATCGGCACCGCGGGGCTCGGTAAGTCCGCGGTGCTGGCCGCGCTCGCGATGCCGTCGAACGGGCCGCGCGCCCACGCCGTGTGGCTGGGACACACCGCCGAGACCGTCGAACAGATCACGGACGAGCTGGCCGGCCAGCTGTCGCGCACGGTCGAGGAGTTCGCACCGGCCGCGGACGATGCCCGTAACAACATGACGGACCTTGAGTGGAAGAGTGCCGACGCGGTCGAGCGGCTGTTGACCAGGCCGTTGCAGAGGCTCGACGAGCCGGTGCTCATCGTGCTCGACAGCACCGATCCGGACGTCCTCGACCGGGTGGCCCGGCCGTTGGCCCGGCTTCCGCGGGTGCAGGTCGTCGCCAGTGCGTATGACCCGGCCGACCTGGGCGACGGGTTCACCGCGCTCGAACTGCAGCCCGCGACTCGCCTGGATGTCGCCCGTTACGCGGCGCGGCGCGGGCTGGACGCCGGCACCGTCGACCAGTTGCATCGAGGCACCGGCGGCAACTGGCTGATGATCGCGCTGCGGGTGGAGCAGAAGGCAGGGCCTCGCGTCGCGGCGCCGCCGAGTGGGGCCGCCGGTTTCCACGCCGCTGCCATCGAACGCGCTTTCGGCCGCGCTCCTCAGGAACACCACGAGGCGGCCGCCACTCTCGCCGTGCTCGCGGCCGCCGGAGCCGGTCCTGTCATGCCCGCCACCGTGCTCCAGCGAGCAGTCGTCCGGCTTGGCGGAACAAGGTCTCTGCCCCGGCTGCACGATGTTCTGGCCCGGCTCGACGCCCTTGTCGGACGCGGCCAGACCGCCACCGGCGGAGAATTTTACGGGCTCCGCTACGACACCGTCGCGAAGTTCGTGTGGGACCAGTCATTCGGTGGCATCACGCGCGAGGGCGCCCACGCCGCCGTGGCCGATGCGATCGAGGAGGTGGCCCCAGTGGCCGAGCACCGCGCCGACGACCCGCTGCACGCCTACGCCGGGCGAGCCGAAGCCGAGAACCTGTGGCAAGCCGGCCGGTACGAGGAGGCCTACGCCTGTCTGGTCCTGCGTGAATCCTTGATCAACGCCGAAGCCGTCGCGTCGTGGGCCGGCTGGACCAAGCGGATCTCCCGACAGCTCGGCGACACCCACCCGCTCTCCTTCCGCGCCGCGGGCCGGCACGCCAGGGCGCTCGGCGAGACCGGTGAGCCGGCCCGGGCGGCCGAAATCCTCCGGGAGCTCGCCGCCGACAGCCGCGCGAGCCTGGGCCCCGACGACCGGAGCACCCTGGAGCTCGAGGACCACGCGGCCTACTGGACGCACAGCAACGGTGACATTCCCGCGGCACGAGCGGCCTACACCGATCTCGCCGGACGCTGCACGGCGTTGCTGGGCGAAGACGACCCGCAAACGCTGATGGCACACCACCACCTCGCGCTGGTCACCGCCAAGGACCACGACGTCACCCGCGCGATCGAGCTGTGGCGCCGGGTCCTCGCCTCACGCGAACGGGTACTCGGAGAACAGCACCTCGACACTCTCCGTACCCGATTGAACATCCTCGCCTGGACCCCGGAAAACGGGCACCCCCCCCCGATCCCGAGGAGTTCACTCGCCTTCTCACCGTGGCGCGGGACACGTTCGGGGAAAATCACCCGGAAACGATCACCATCGGCTACTTCCGGGCCCAGGCACGCGGACGGCTGGGCACCGGGGAAAGCCTGCGCGCGGCCGTCGCGGAACTCCGCGACCTGCTGCCCCGTTCGCAACGCGTCCACGGGCCGAAGAGCATCTGGAGCGAGGGGATCCGCACCGACCTCGCGACCTTCACCAGCGATCTCACCGAACTCGAGCAGCGTTGACCTCCCCCGGCTCCGCCCGTGA
- a CDS encoding glycosyltransferase family 4 protein, which translates to MTEPLNIALLSYRAKPTCGGQGVYIRHLSRELTALGHHVEVITGPPYPVLDNGVRFTPLPGLDLYAPDNPFRTPAVRELATVPNLLEYLGLKAGRFTEPLAFSLRARAYLRGRGFDVVHDNQGLGYGLLGLPGLVATIHHPVAIDREWELHDVSDQRRREVRSWYRFLRMQARVARRVGRIVTPAIASSTAVAEWMGVPAGRLSAVPLGVDTAVFRPDPATPRVPGRIVTTASADVPVKGLAHLLTAVAQLPSGTELHVVGTARPGGPTEQLIGELGLAEAVRFHHGLTDHELADLIRSATVACVPSLFEGFSLPALEAMACGTPLVCTTAGAIPEVTGDAAVPCAPGDPPALAAALATVLSSPELQAALGAAGAARARSFTWRATAEATVAVYRARLGDTSDAAPADKECRTC; encoded by the coding sequence GTGACTGAGCCCCTGAACATCGCCCTGCTGTCCTACCGCGCCAAACCGACCTGCGGCGGCCAGGGCGTCTACATCCGCCACCTCAGCCGCGAACTCACCGCACTCGGCCACCACGTCGAGGTCATCACGGGACCGCCCTACCCGGTCCTCGACAACGGCGTCCGCTTCACTCCCCTGCCCGGACTCGACCTCTACGCACCGGACAACCCGTTCCGCACGCCGGCGGTGCGCGAACTGGCCACGGTGCCGAACCTGCTCGAGTACCTCGGGCTCAAAGCCGGCCGGTTCACCGAGCCACTGGCGTTTTCCCTCCGTGCCCGGGCGTATCTGCGCGGCCGGGGGTTCGACGTCGTGCACGACAACCAGGGCCTCGGCTACGGCCTGCTGGGCCTACCCGGCCTGGTCGCGACGATCCATCACCCGGTCGCCATCGACCGTGAGTGGGAGCTGCACGACGTCAGCGACCAACGGCGCCGGGAAGTGCGGTCCTGGTACCGGTTCCTGCGGATGCAAGCCCGGGTCGCCCGGCGCGTCGGCCGGATCGTGACGCCGGCCATCGCCAGCAGCACCGCGGTCGCCGAATGGATGGGCGTACCCGCCGGGCGGCTCTCCGCGGTTCCGCTCGGGGTCGACACCGCCGTCTTCCGCCCCGACCCGGCCACGCCGCGGGTGCCCGGGCGGATCGTCACCACGGCGAGCGCGGACGTTCCGGTCAAAGGCCTCGCGCACCTCCTGACCGCCGTGGCGCAGCTGCCGTCCGGCACCGAGCTGCACGTCGTCGGTACAGCCCGCCCCGGCGGTCCCACCGAGCAGCTCATCGGCGAACTCGGCCTGGCCGAAGCCGTCCGCTTCCACCATGGGCTCACCGACCACGAACTGGCCGACCTCATCCGCAGCGCGACCGTGGCCTGCGTGCCCTCGCTGTTCGAAGGCTTCTCCTTGCCGGCCTTGGAAGCCATGGCCTGCGGCACCCCGCTCGTGTGTACCACCGCCGGCGCGATTCCCGAGGTGACCGGGGACGCCGCGGTCCCGTGCGCGCCCGGCGATCCACCCGCGCTCGCCGCGGCGTTGGCCACGGTTCTGTCCTCGCCGGAGTTGCAAGCGGCCCTGGGTGCGGCCGGCGCCGCACGGGCCCGGAGCTTCACCTGGCGCGCGACCGCCGAGGCGACGGTGGCCGTGTACCGTGCCCGCCTCGGTGACACCTCCGACGCCGCCCCCGCCGACAAGGAATGCAGGACATGCTGA
- a CDS encoding class I SAM-dependent methyltransferase has translation MLTIDFDRFRVDGTSTVLDVGCGTGRHTREAHRRGARAIALDLDEVALKGIEDCSVALRADGTRLPLPDDSVTHVILSEVLEHVPGHHAMVAEAARVLAPGGRLAVSVPRRYPEQICWALSKAYHQVDGGHIRIYRRRELERLLTDAGLEVESSHLTHGLHTPYWWLKCLVGVDRETRLVRRFHDLLVHEIMTGPWPNPAIAALLDRIAGKSLVLYARRPVR, from the coding sequence ATGCTGACGATCGACTTCGACCGGTTCCGAGTCGACGGCACGAGCACTGTCCTCGACGTCGGCTGCGGAACCGGCCGGCACACCCGCGAAGCTCACCGCCGCGGCGCGAGGGCCATCGCACTCGATCTCGACGAAGTCGCGCTCAAAGGCATCGAGGACTGCTCCGTGGCGCTGCGGGCGGACGGCACCCGCCTTCCCCTGCCCGACGACTCCGTCACCCACGTCATCCTGAGCGAAGTACTCGAGCACGTCCCCGGACACCACGCGATGGTCGCCGAAGCCGCACGAGTGCTCGCACCAGGCGGCCGGCTCGCGGTCAGTGTGCCGCGCCGCTACCCCGAGCAGATCTGCTGGGCCCTGTCGAAGGCCTACCACCAGGTCGACGGCGGCCACATCCGCATCTACCGCCGCCGGGAACTCGAGCGCCTGCTCACCGACGCCGGCCTCGAGGTCGAGAGCAGCCACCTCACCCACGGCCTCCACACCCCGTACTGGTGGCTCAAGTGCCTCGTCGGCGTCGACCGCGAAACCCGGCTCGTGCGCCGTTTCCACGACCTGCTCGTCCACGAGATCATGACCGGTCCCTGGCCCAATCCGGCGATCGCCGCGCTCCTCGACCGCATCGCCGGGAAGAGCCTCGTCCTCTACGCGCGCAGGCCGGTCCGGTGA
- a CDS encoding prenyltransferase/squalene oxidase repeat-containing protein, producing the protein MIDTDATAAFIRRTQQPDGAIPWFTGGKLDPWDHVEAAMGLDSAGFHREAAAAYRWLARTQNPDGSWHAEYRDSHPVELARDANFTAYIAVGAYHHFLSTQDSSFLEELWPTVDSAMAFVLSMQAEDGAIRWRENPDGTFQSEKLLTGNCSIHHALTTANRIAGHLGHERPQWTSAADRIRDAVLHHTGSFLPKSLAMDWYYPVLTGLRPLPDLEPRWNVFVHPERGVRCVDHEPWTTGGETAELALALAAHGDIPRATALLAAAEHLAAGDGSYWTGHNYDTDTIWPRERTTWTAGAILLAQSAIHGSPPALAVFGAKACAPT; encoded by the coding sequence GTGATCGACACCGACGCCACCGCCGCCTTCATCCGCCGCACCCAGCAACCCGACGGCGCCATCCCGTGGTTCACCGGCGGCAAGCTCGACCCCTGGGACCACGTCGAAGCAGCGATGGGCCTCGACTCCGCCGGGTTTCACCGCGAAGCAGCCGCGGCCTACCGGTGGCTGGCCCGCACCCAGAACCCGGACGGCTCCTGGCACGCCGAATACCGCGACAGCCATCCCGTCGAACTCGCCCGCGACGCCAACTTCACCGCCTACATCGCCGTCGGCGCGTACCATCATTTCCTGTCCACTCAGGACAGTTCATTCCTCGAAGAACTGTGGCCCACGGTCGATTCCGCGATGGCCTTCGTCCTCAGCATGCAAGCAGAGGACGGCGCCATCCGATGGCGCGAAAACCCGGACGGAACCTTTCAGTCCGAAAAACTCCTCACCGGCAACTGCAGCATCCACCACGCCCTCACCACCGCGAACCGCATCGCCGGCCACCTGGGCCATGAACGTCCACAGTGGACTAGCGCCGCCGATCGGATACGCGACGCCGTGCTCCACCACACCGGCAGCTTTCTCCCCAAGTCACTGGCCATGGACTGGTACTACCCAGTCCTCACCGGACTCCGGCCACTGCCGGACCTCGAACCACGCTGGAACGTGTTCGTCCACCCGGAACGCGGCGTCCGCTGCGTCGACCACGAGCCATGGACAACGGGCGGCGAGACCGCCGAACTCGCCCTCGCCCTCGCCGCCCACGGCGACATCCCGCGCGCCACCGCACTCCTCGCCGCGGCCGAACACCTGGCAGCCGGCGACGGCTCATACTGGACCGGCCACAACTACGACACCGACACGATCTGGCCGCGAGAACGCACCACCTGGACAGCCGGCGCGATCCTCCTCGCCCAGTCCGCCATCCACGGATCACCACCAGCCCTCGCCGTATTCGGCGCGAAAGCCTGCGCGCCAACGTAA
- a CDS encoding amidohydrolase family protein — translation MFVARSGLTGVNGRPANNQENRPEPVEPVDLGRGGIIQSTMPTPCGGSSPSWLDEVGYVKCMFDGATANAAEKAGKRDSMGTITVGEAADAILFDADPLTDITHLAAAHHRRAVISAGHLVHR, via the coding sequence GTGTTCGTGGCCCGATCGGGCCTCACCGGGGTTAACGGCCGGCCGGCGAACAACCAGGAGAACCGGCCCGAACCGGTCGAACCGGTGGATCTCGGCAGAGGCGGGATCATTCAGTCGACGATGCCGACACCGTGCGGCGGCTCGTCGCCGAGCTGGCTCGACGAGGTCGGCTACGTCAAGTGCATGTTCGACGGCGCCACCGCCAACGCCGCCGAAAAGGCCGGCAAACGGGACAGCATGGGCACAATCACCGTAGGCGAGGCGGCCGACGCGATCCTCTTCGACGCCGATCCGCTCACCGACATCACCCACCTCGCCGCCGCGCACCACCGCCGCGCCGTCATCAGCGCCGGGCACCTCGTCCACCGCTGA
- a CDS encoding LCP family protein yields the protein MDGRDEDRLGSSPGRRRPVDPPRARRRRGARRSGAVVAGVLSLLVLCLTGYGWAQYHNLVSGLHTSDALGGDTKSANGDTNILIMGLDSRLDENGNALPQDIYDALHAGDQQDGGNNANVLMLLHVPGDGSKATSLSIPRDDYVDIPGCPDGQCKGKIKQAYGLAFDQKAKQLVNQGGDKSQREQQEREAGRKAEIDTVRQFLGGVPVDHFAEVTLVAFLQIAQVVQPITVCLNEDTQDSYSGADFHQGRQQVNAAQAVAFVRQRRDVVHPQLNFTDLDREVRQQAFISSLAYQLKQGGVFTNPSQLQGILNVAKQNMAVDAGLDLMSFAGQAANLTGGNISFVTLPIVKFGKNTSGEDVNIVDVAQVQGVVRQLIGGTAPAPPSSSAPANAGGTQPAQGTVDVVNGTSRTGLAATVSHALAAKGYAAGTTSTDPRHVTRTVVYYGSGGSTSASAVAKLLGGVTTEHDATVPAGHVRVVIGTAFTPPAALAAAGGGASGGRPSAPPDSGDAGAPDAPPNGLSGGGIPCVK from the coding sequence GTGGACGGTCGCGATGAGGACCGGCTCGGGTCCTCACCCGGGCGAAGGCGGCCGGTGGACCCGCCGCGCGCCCGGCGCCGGCGGGGAGCGCGCCGCAGTGGCGCCGTGGTGGCCGGGGTCCTGTCGCTGCTGGTGCTGTGCCTGACGGGTTACGGCTGGGCGCAGTACCACAACCTGGTCTCGGGCCTGCACACCTCCGACGCGCTCGGCGGCGACACCAAATCGGCCAACGGGGACACCAACATCCTCATCATGGGCCTGGACAGCCGGCTCGACGAGAACGGCAACGCGCTGCCGCAGGACATCTACGACGCGCTGCACGCGGGCGATCAGCAGGACGGCGGCAACAACGCCAACGTCCTGATGCTGCTGCACGTCCCGGGTGACGGCAGCAAGGCGACCTCGCTGTCCATCCCCCGCGACGACTACGTCGACATCCCCGGCTGCCCGGACGGGCAGTGCAAGGGAAAGATCAAGCAGGCCTACGGACTGGCGTTCGACCAGAAGGCCAAGCAGCTGGTCAACCAGGGCGGCGACAAGAGCCAGCGCGAGCAACAGGAGCGCGAAGCCGGTCGCAAGGCCGAAATCGACACCGTGCGCCAATTCCTCGGCGGAGTCCCCGTGGACCATTTCGCCGAAGTCACCCTTGTCGCGTTCCTCCAGATCGCGCAGGTCGTCCAGCCGATTACCGTTTGTCTCAACGAAGACACCCAGGACAGCTACTCCGGCGCCGACTTCCACCAGGGCCGGCAGCAGGTCAACGCCGCACAGGCGGTGGCGTTCGTGCGGCAGCGCCGCGATGTGGTCCACCCGCAGCTGAACTTCACCGACCTCGACCGCGAGGTCCGCCAGCAGGCCTTCATCTCCTCCCTCGCCTATCAGCTCAAGCAGGGCGGGGTGTTCACCAACCCGTCCCAGCTGCAGGGCATCCTGAACGTGGCCAAGCAGAACATGGCCGTCGACGCCGGCCTGGACCTGATGTCGTTCGCCGGGCAGGCCGCGAACCTGACCGGCGGCAACATCAGCTTCGTCACGCTCCCGATCGTCAAGTTCGGCAAGAACACGTCCGGGGAAGACGTCAACATCGTCGACGTCGCCCAGGTGCAGGGAGTGGTCCGGCAGCTGATCGGCGGCACCGCGCCCGCCCCGCCGTCGTCGTCCGCGCCGGCGAATGCCGGCGGCACCCAGCCGGCGCAGGGGACCGTGGATGTCGTCAACGGCACCAGCCGCACCGGGCTCGCCGCCACCGTCTCCCACGCGCTGGCCGCCAAGGGATACGCCGCCGGCACCACCTCCACCGACCCGCGCCACGTCACCAGAACCGTGGTCTACTACGGCAGCGGAGGCAGCACGTCCGCGTCGGCGGTGGCCAAGCTGCTGGGCGGGGTCACCACCGAGCACGATGCCACGGTGCCGGCCGGGCACGTCCGGGTGGTCATCGGCACCGCGTTCACCCCGCCGGCCGCGCTGGCCGCGGCCGGCGGGGGCGCCTCCGGCGGCCGGCCATCGGCACCGCCCGATTCCGGTGATGCCGGAGCGCCGGACGCCCCGCCCAACGGCCTGTCCGGCGGCGGCATCCCCTGCGTCAAGTAG
- a CDS encoding xanthine dehydrogenase family protein molybdopterin-binding subunit: protein MAGKAFGWGMATEMHAQCSTQDIGTGTHTVMTQVTAQGLGIPVAQVDFQLGDSNFPQAGSSQSSGTVASVTGAVDKAAKAVRGAVIRLAIDDPASPLHGLTADQVVTEHGYLFAAADRSRRISYRDVVTKHGSPVENTASSMNEPGNSCGAVFVEVRVDARYRRVRVTRVVGAYDCGRVLNRQTARSQVIGGMTWGIGTALMEHTRYDDRTARVANPTLSTYLVAVNADVPELEVLFVDKPDPVSTALGARGFGECPMTGVPAAIGNAIYHATGRRVRDLPITQDKLL from the coding sequence ATGGCGGGCAAGGCGTTCGGCTGGGGCATGGCCACCGAAATGCACGCGCAGTGCAGCACCCAGGACATCGGCACCGGGACGCACACGGTGATGACCCAGGTCACCGCGCAGGGGCTGGGGATCCCGGTGGCGCAGGTCGATTTCCAGCTGGGCGATTCGAACTTCCCGCAGGCGGGTTCGTCCCAGTCCTCGGGGACGGTGGCCAGTGTGACCGGGGCGGTGGACAAGGCCGCGAAAGCGGTGCGCGGCGCGGTGATCCGGCTGGCGATCGACGACCCCGCTTCACCCCTGCACGGGCTCACCGCGGACCAGGTCGTGACCGAGCACGGGTACCTGTTCGCCGCGGCCGACCGGTCACGGCGGATCAGCTACCGCGACGTGGTCACGAAACACGGCTCGCCGGTGGAGAACACCGCGTCGAGCATGAACGAGCCGGGCAACAGCTGCGGCGCGGTGTTCGTCGAGGTCCGGGTCGACGCGCGGTACCGCCGGGTCCGGGTGACCCGGGTGGTCGGCGCGTACGACTGCGGGCGGGTGCTGAACCGGCAGACCGCGCGCAGCCAGGTGATCGGCGGGATGACCTGGGGGATCGGCACCGCGCTGATGGAGCACACGAGGTACGACGACCGGACGGCGCGGGTGGCCAACCCGACGCTGTCCACGTACCTGGTCGCGGTCAACGCGGACGTGCCCGAACTGGAGGTTTTGTTCGTGGACAAGCCGGATCCGGTGAGCACGGCGCTCGGCGCACGGGGGTTCGGCGAGTGCCCGATGACCGGCGTCCCGGCGGCGATCGGCAACGCGATCTACCACGCCACCGGCCGCCGGGTCCGGGACCTGCCGATCACCCAGGACAAGCTGCTCTGA
- a CDS encoding zinc-binding dehydrogenase: MPQVRAWGGVDVVLDTVDGDTLARSAQVLADRGRVVSIVDIPEPQNLLAAWSVNATYHFLFVSPGRAKLAALGRLVDQGKLRPVIGAVLPLADLTQAHTLLEGGSAGGRPRGKIVVAVHPPD, encoded by the coding sequence GTGCCGCAGGTCCGCGCATGGGGCGGGGTGGACGTCGTGCTGGACACGGTGGACGGCGACACCCTTGCCCGCAGCGCGCAGGTCCTCGCCGACCGCGGCCGCGTGGTGTCCATCGTGGACATTCCCGAACCGCAGAACCTGCTCGCCGCGTGGAGCGTGAACGCGACCTACCACTTCCTCTTCGTCAGCCCCGGCCGGGCGAAGCTCGCGGCCCTCGGCCGACTGGTCGACCAGGGCAAACTCCGGCCGGTGATCGGCGCCGTGCTACCACTGGCCGACCTCACACAAGCACACACCCTGCTGGAAGGCGGCTCAGCCGGCGGACGCCCACGCGGCAAGATCGTCGTCGCTGTGCACCCCCCGGATTGA